The genomic interval ACACTTTGCTTCTGAGATGATTCTGATTCATGAATATTTGATATAcgatttaaataatatattggGAGCAGGATATaacatttctaatatttttatacaaatatTTCTACTGGTTAAAATATGGATAGGTCTAATCAAGAAAAAATGTGAATCTAGCCAAGTCGTTTCCATTTGGGAAATCGCCACAAACTCTAATAAAGTAGcacaacatgatttaaaaatagataTAAATTGATTCTACAGTAAATTAGGATTAAATAGAACCCTTGATATACTCTTCTTGTTCTGATGTGAAAAGTATTTTATAACCAATAGTAGTATTTTTAACCAGAACTTGTTCTGGTAACTTTGTTGAAAATATGGATTCAATGAGGGAACAGTATGTATTTgattttttgtctatttttcagttttgtctCCAGTCTTAGCTTTTTGATTTAACGTACAGCGTTGTGGTTTGTAGTGTTCTGTTTGTTGTCTAACATCATGTTACTGTAAGAACTGTTTTGTGTTATTTGCTGCCTGAAGTAAAtcagatttatatatatatatacttaatTAATTTGATCAGTTAAATGTAAGTTTTCCAATGACTTCGTAAgtgtaataaaaaacatatttggtCTCCTAACAAACAGAGTCCCTCCAGACTGTTTTTGTATCGAGCTATAGTAAATAAATACTGCAGTAAAGACGAGctgtattttatattctgtattattgtaaaacaacaaaatgaaaaacatttaaaacaatttgaatGAACTTGTATTTTTTCAGCATTTAGGTTTGTTGACTCATGAAACAATCTGTGAAcattcagaaacaaacaaagcagcatAGAATATATGAAGACATACAGTAAATATATGACGTGCTGGTGTAGAGGGTCGTTGTTACCACGGGATGGCGCTACTGAACACCAAAATCTCTGACATGAGAGTTGAGTGAGGTCAATGAGAAGCATGCGATGATTCAAAAGCTTCTGAGCTCATGTCCCCTTATAGGTGTGCAAATtaataatgaagaaaaacaaagatatggCAGAGTAAGTGGAAAGTATTTGgccatgttaaataaatagcATTGAACAACAATAGTAAGGCTAAATATGATTAAATAAGGCAGAGGTAGAGAAATGTCTCTAACGCTTTGAGACACAAAGTCTTTGTCCTTTCTTCTGCCTCGCTTTTAGTCGCACTGCTGATAGAAGCCGTCAACATCATATCCCTGATTTGGTTGTTTATTTGTACAACGACGTCTTCATAAAATCTCATCCTCGGACTCCGGATCTCTGTCTCTGGGCTTCAGAAGCCCCATTTCCATCGGAGGAGTCCTCTTTAATCTGGAGCGAACAAcactacagagacacacaaacagaaactacGATTAGAGACACACAGGTTGATGATCTCGATGGGCATGAATGAGCAACCAAAGACACGATTATGTCACTCTGGGTCAGTTCGACAGCCAACAATGCTTGTTCTCATCTAGGTTTCTTGTTACTATTTGGATACGATAAAAAACTATAACCAAAACAGTTGTTTAAAGGCCCTTTTCCTAATATAATCCAGTGAAGTTACAGGAGACCTCATATCTTAATTTGActacatctgtttgttttattcagtgtttttcattATGAATTTACAACGATACTGATCTGTATATAACATTATGTTTGCACGACTGCAACCCTGACATCCTGCAGATGATTAGACATTTTAAACCTGACTATTTCTCAAACTAAGTATCTTAACATGTAACTGGAAAATGTGCAGGTAAATGGTGAAAAAATACATGAAGGTTGTGCAATAACAAAAAGTCTATTTAGAAAGGGGTCTGAATTCTgacatcattttttattctttttgaaTAGTAATCCAAGTTTAATTTAACTCAGGCACCAAATAGTTCTTGACTATTTTAAGAAAGACCATAGTTTTTAGCTAAATCATTTGTCAGTCATACTTTGTTTCACAGGGGTCTCCTtggtgaaaaaaacagttttaaatcgACCAATACAGAGCTCACCCGAGCATTCACTGCAATAATCTGCACAATCACACCCATTGTAGCAGCCAGGGTGCAGGCTGCATCCTGCTGCACAGCAGAGGGCTGTGAGGAAGGGGTGTGGCCTAGGAGAGGCAAATTGTTGATTGTTTGCAcctgagagggagagtgggtGTGAGAACAGACAGAGGATTGCTGCACAGGAGAGTAGTGGCACAACTGGAGAAGGAGGATTCAGGCTGCTTACACTGTTCTGGGATGCCAAACAATTAAAGGAGCGTTCATACAAACCTGGAGTGGGCAGATTGTTTTTGCCTTCTTTGCTCTGGAGGACGGACGGGAGCTTCAGATGATCGTGCAGGTATGAGATTAGCAGTGGAGTGGTAACCCTGAAACCCCTCTCAGGTGATATcgactcactctctctctgtgctacCTCACCTCAAGACTTCCGCTCTTGCTGGTCCCCAATCCCCCCCCCGCCCTGTCCTGAATTTATGTTTAATGTATAAATGAACTTTGATTTAATTGTATTTCGTAGCGTGGTTTTGTGTGAATTCAGACTTTCTGACAGACTTAAGGGTCTGTCTGGGGGCCAATTGGACCCCTGCTCGTTTTCAGTTACGCTACACCATCCAGGTGAAGACATGTGTATTTTGCAGATGTGTAAAGGTCAGGATTTACAGTGTGGAGCGGGTTTCTTACCAGCTGACGGCGCAGTAGAGCACGCTGACGAGGAGCATGGCGAAGGCGAGGTGCCAGGAGTAACACATGGTGATGAACATCATGTTGTTGTGATCCTTAAGGTCCCACTCAGGACCACGAGGAGGGTACAGGACATAACCGATCTGTGGCCACAGAGAAGAAAGCATTAGTTGTTACATTCTGATATaggacagtttaaaatattatAGAAAAGTTAAATATCCAAATCAGGAGAGTTGTAAAAAACGTCACACCATTACATCATAAATGAAGAACTTTGGAGCAACAGAGATTCCCTGTTTTTATTGTCTGATGGTAATGGAAGAAGTGTATTTGGTACTCCTTCAAGAATCACATACATGTTTATACTTTTACAGAAGAACAAATCTCCATCCCTTTCAGACAGCTGACTCACATCTTTAAGCATCACAGTGTCAATAATACCCGGCACTACTCTCGGAGAGAGTCATCTGCACATGTCGACGTTTACCTGCCAGAACCAGCTCCCCTGCAGCAGAGTGAGGGTGCAGCGCAGCAGCTCCAGGATGATGTTTCCTCGGTGGAAAACCTCCAGGAAGGAAACCAGAGCGTCGCCAAAGATGGCGTAAAGAAGGAGCTGATGGACGTGGACGTCCAGCATGCTCCTGCCGTGGAGATGGTAGAGAAAAAGAAATCCTGCAGGAACAAAAAGATAGGAAAATAAGTGAGTAATGTCGAGCTATTTATCACTTTTAGTTTCTTGAATGTGTCAAACTGTTAAATCACATCTTGACTGTGGTCATAACCTTGCGCACAATGTGGGTGACGAGTCTCCTTTAATCTCCTaaataagtatttttattttgatgaactgttttatcattttgtaTACACTGCATTATTGTACATCAGGGAATCTCAGTCAGTAGTGCTTCTGCAGGAAACACATGGAAATATAGTGCAGTAAATGATTAATTTATAAGTTTTACAAGAAACAAAAGTGAGAgcttgatttttatttcttttttcactttaaatttCTTTATGCATTAATCATACaagtcttcttctttaatgatttttgtttttgaggggAGGGGATGTTTGGAAATAAGTTTTCTGCTGGTACAACAAAGAAACTGAGACAACTTTGGGTTTTCTTGACTAAAGATTTGATCGTCTACTCTTAATGACGTTGCCATAATAAATTTAAATGAAACCATTTAGTCTGCAGCACTCCTAAAGATGACGCCTGTGTCTGATAGGACATCTTTCAGGAAAAGGGTTGTAACTACTTGCtggtcaaaatgaaacacaagtcAAGACAGGGCGAatacaaacatctttttttcctcacccTCATTAAAGAAAGCGACAGCCAGCATTAACCTGTCGAGTGCCAGCGGGGCCGCCTCGGTGGTGTGAATGATCAGGGACACCATCGCCGCCAGTCCAAAGAACAGATACATGGTGGCGTGCTGCCAGTTCATCAGGTCCTCCCAGTGtttctctgcaaagtcgtacaGCTGGAGCCTCGGCCCGTCAGCTGCAAACTGCTCCAACAGCATCCCtgaggagagcggaggaggaAACcacttgattttaaaatattattttgtatacacaagaagaagaatctcTGCAGCTGGAAGAACACTGTGTACtttgtcttatttgtttttttgtaacctTGACAGTAGCTCTGCATGGTTTACAGCTCATAAAACTCATTAAAACTAAAACCCTCTTCTAGCCTTTTGCCTGAAACGGTTcttttcagctactgtctctttaaggccagCTCTCTTGAGTCCTTCCGGGGGCAGatcgctgcagggctgccaggggagggggggagggctGCACTCCtggctgggagaagagagcctatGTAAAGAGGTTTCTACAGCTTACGTAAAGGGTTAAAGCTGCCTgttgaaattcttggtttcatcaAATCTCTCtcgatttgcagaacaagctgtttagCGCACTCTGCAGACTTCTCCTGGGATTACTCCTAACGTACGTTTACCTCGTGACCTGAGACTTTGCTCACGTTTGGTATGGGCGTCCAGCAGTGTGACACTAAATGTGAGTTTTCCAAGGAGGATCAGCGTAATAGGTCAACCTATAACATGACTacttttgttgtagttgttctGAAATGACAATTAAacctccaaaaacacaaaagcctCATTTAACAGggcgccagtggcctagtggttagtttgcgcacCTCAAGTACAGTGGATGTAGttttctgactatccactgtcctgcctttctaataaagtcataaaaagttacaaaaataaatctttaaaataaatagtaatttaaaaaaaaaacgtatttaccaacaacagagaaaaagagtaTGAGGGAGCTTTCGATGACCTCTAGGCGGCGCTGCGACGCTCTGCTGGACAGCCGCGTGGAGCCGATGTTCTTGTTCCTGCGGGTGGCGTACCACAAAGAGTGCTTCACGGTCCACCAGATCCCCGCGACCAGGAAGAAGCTCCCAGGTAGAGCGTGGCCTTTGAAGCTTCCCATGATGCACCACACCTGAAGCCAAAGAAGGAAACATTTTCAAGTCGTTGCGTTGGTAAGATAAGTTCAGTTTATTAGAAGTGACTTGAATATTCTTTCTGCAAGTCTTCCTtacggccagcagggggcgactccaaaGGTTgcaaaggaagaaaatgacCTCACTTCTGTCTTCACCAGCTGTCTGTCTTCATGTAAGAGTCATTTTAAATACAATCCCTTAATCAGCTAACGGCCGACAACAATTTAATTGTTAATTTTTcagctcttgtgttttttttaactcttctgTTAATAAAAGGTCACACTGTCTATGACTGCAACAGCAGGATGAATCAGGGTTTTACTCACATCTTTGCCTTGTTCCCTTTAAACACAGGTAgttattttttcaaaacaaacaaaatactaTCACTCTATATTTACTCCTGTGTAAATAAGGATCTTCCAGTAGCATGTCTAAATAAAGCTAGTGTTCAAGCAAGGCTGGCAACGATGAACGAATAAGACGTGTGCAGGTAAACGTGGGAGTGTGCCTACAATTTAGTTAAAGCGCATAATCAGAGAtaagtagtgtttgtgtgtgtgtgtgtgtgtgtgtgtgtgaccgccCTCCAGCTGACATCAGTATGAGTGTGTCTGGA from Labrus mixtus chromosome 3, fLabMix1.1, whole genome shotgun sequence carries:
- the tmem45a gene encoding transmembrane protein 45A, translated to MGSFKGHALPGSFFLVAGIWWTVKHSLWYATRRNKNIGSTRLSSRASQRRLEVIESSLILFFSVVGMLLEQFAADGPRLQLYDFAEKHWEDLMNWQHATMYLFFGLAAMVSLIIHTTEAAPLALDRLMLAVAFFNEGFLFLYHLHGRSMLDVHVHQLLLYAIFGDALVSFLEVFHRGNIILELLRCTLTLLQGSWFWQIGYVLYPPRGPEWDLKDHNNMMFITMCYSWHLAFAMLLVSVLYCAVSCVVRSRLKRTPPMEMGLLKPRDRDPESEDEIL